In the genome of Cicer arietinum cultivar CDC Frontier isolate Library 1 unplaced genomic scaffold, Cicar.CDCFrontier_v2.0 Ca_scaffold_5882_v2.0, whole genome shotgun sequence, one region contains:
- the LOC101492297 gene encoding type I inositol polyphosphate 5-phosphatase 13-like yields the protein MGAGFLAMSAAKEIVGLEGSAMGQWWVETIGKALEDRKAFERMGSRQLARLLISLWVRKNLRKHVGDIDAEAVPCGFGRAIGNKVCLNFSFII from the exons ATGGGTGCTGGTTTTCTTGCAATGTCTGCTGCAAAAGAAATT GTTGGTCTAGAAGGAAGTGCAATGGGGCAGTGGTGGGTGGAAACAATAGGAAAGGCCTTGGAAGACAGAAAAGCTTTTGAGCGTATGGGTTCTAGGCAGCTTGCTCGCTTGCTTATATCTCTTTG GGTAAGAAAGAATCTTAGAAAACATGTTGGGGACATTGATGCTGAAGCAGTCCCATGTGGTTTTGGACGTGCAATTGGCAACAAG GTCTGTTTaaatttttcattcattatatGA